A genomic segment from Portunus trituberculatus isolate SZX2019 chromosome 14, ASM1759143v1, whole genome shotgun sequence encodes:
- the LOC123503761 gene encoding uncharacterized protein LOC123503761 — MIYSLNFPIKKPFNTVPPPPPPCITHTTPTSTTITSTITTTRIQRRTHTPQCPCAAAGFNKDVSLLSLADHLEKDIEAPPSPASRPPRTPGPHARCSGIPSCRAHTATGLKSSDRRQRGAFSWTFDEYLVEAQNIDSVGNWTSTV, encoded by the exons ATGATCTACTCCCTAAACTTCCCCATCAAGAAACCCTTCAACACcgtgccaccacctcccccCCCTTGCATCACCCACACgacacccacctccaccaccatcacctcaactATCACGACTACAAGAATCCAGCGGAGAACGCATACTCCGCAGTGCCCATGCGCAGCAGCAGGATTCAACAAGGATGTGTCGCTGCTCTCGCTGGCTGACCACCTTGAGAAGGACATTGAGGCACCGCCCAGCCCCGCGTCACGCCCACCTAGGACTCCAGGGCCCCATGCAAGGTGTTCCGGAATTCCTTCCTGCCGCGCACATACAGCCACAG GCTTGAAATCAAGCGACCGCCGGCagagaggagccttctcctggaCTTTTGACGAGTACCTTGTTGAAGCACAGAACATAGACAGCGTTGGAAATTGGACTAGTACAGTTTGA
- the LOC123503781 gene encoding uncharacterized protein LOC123503781 has translation MLFKETYCNRRQWLPQLPTGRLAPILEKFPCFEEGSYVLQEVERMMLTKSTAWIDRLSKIIEVLRDRLPSPNTCNNISDEHVVEVMKFIEKSVAFKKGKFLGFLQQYVMHDPYCHEKSSDHKHFIAQYQSLFENHSEIAVVRDLSVSGYVPK, from the exons ATGCTTTTCAAGGAAACTTACTGCAATAGGAGGCAGTGGTTGCCACAGCTACCTACTGGGaggctggcaccaatactggaGAAATTCCCATGTTTTGAAGAGGGAAGCTAT GTCCTACAAGAGGTGGAGCGCATGATGCTGACAAAAAGTACAGCATGGATTGACAGACTTTCAAAAATCATAGAGGTCTTGCGTGACAGATTACCATCTCCTAACACATGTAACAACATT agTGATGAGCATGTCGTGGAAGTCATGAAGTTTATTGAAAAATCTGTTGCTTTTAAGAAGGGCAAG TTCTTGGGCTTCCTGCAACAATATGTTATGCATGACCCATATTGTCATGAGAAGTCATCTGACCACAAGCACTTCATTGCACAATATCAGAGTCTCTTTGAAAA CCATTCGGAAATAGCTGTAGTGAGGGACCTGAGCGTCTCAGGATACGTGCCTAAGTGA